From a single Paenibacillus sp. FSL W8-0426 genomic region:
- a CDS encoding PadR family transcriptional regulator: MNILSYGLLGLLTREESSGYDLMLKIQPHWQAKHSQIYPLLSKMENEGLLSSRWVQQSDKPDKKMYAVTDQGIEKLLEWMITPVTAPVTRDEFNLRILCVGIAEDGSMRRILNERKNWFLERIRYYEELKSRIPHDNLRVGSREFGSYILVQKGLMNAQTGLEWCKWVTQLLDGQKAIHSTPSIAQN; the protein is encoded by the coding sequence ATGAACATACTTTCCTACGGATTGCTCGGGCTTCTTACCCGCGAGGAGTCGTCAGGTTATGATTTGATGCTGAAAATTCAGCCACATTGGCAAGCCAAACACAGCCAGATCTACCCTCTCCTATCCAAAATGGAAAACGAAGGTTTGTTATCGTCCCGCTGGGTTCAGCAATCCGACAAGCCAGACAAAAAAATGTATGCCGTTACGGACCAAGGGATCGAAAAGCTGCTTGAGTGGATGATCACTCCTGTAACCGCTCCCGTCACGAGGGACGAATTCAATTTGCGCATCCTATGCGTAGGAATCGCGGAAGATGGCAGTATGAGACGGATCCTGAATGAACGAAAAAATTGGTTTTTGGAACGAATCCGTTATTATGAAGAGCTGAAATCCCGCATTCCTCACGATAATCTGCGCGTAGGCAGCCGCGAGTTCGGCAGTTACATTCTGGTTCAGAAAGGGCTGATGAATGCCCAAACCGGACTGGAATGGTGCAAATGGGTGACTCAGCTGCTTGACGGACAAAAAGCCATTCATTCCACACCAAGCATTGCGCAAAATTAA